In Canis lupus dingo isolate Sandy chromosome 12, ASM325472v2, whole genome shotgun sequence, the following proteins share a genomic window:
- the GPR63 gene encoding probable G-protein coupled receptor 63, with the protein MVFSAVLTASHTGATNTTFVVYENTYVNITVPPPFQHPGIGPLLRYSMETMASTGMSSLTVNSTAVPPTPAVFKSLNLPLQIILSAIMIFILFVSFLGNLVVCLMVYQKAAMRSAINILLASLAFADMLLAVLNMPFALVTILTTRWIFGKLFCRISAMFFWLFVIEGVAILLIISIDRFLIIVQRQDKLNPYRAKILIAVSWAASFCIAFPLAVGNPDLQIPSRAPQCVFGYTTNPGYQAYVILISLVSFFIPFLVILYSFMGILNTLRHNALRIHSYPEGICLSQASKLGLMSLQRPFQMSIDMGFKTRAFTTILILFAVFIVCWAPFTTYSLVATFSKHFYYKHNFFEISTWLLWLCYLKSALNPLIYYWRIKKFHDACLDMMPKSFKFLPRLPGHTRRRIRPSAVYVCGEHRTVV; encoded by the coding sequence ATGGTCTTCTCCGCAGTGTTGACTGCGTCCCATACTGGGGCAACCAACACAACATTTGTCGTCTATGAAAACACTTATGTGAACATTACTGTCCCTCCACCATTCCAGCATCCCGGCATTGGCCCGCTGCTTAGATACAGTATGGAAACCATGGCTTCCACTGGAATGAGTTCCTTGACAGTGAATAGCACAGCTGTACCCCCAACACCAGCAGTTTTTAAGAGCCTAAACTTGCCTCTGCAGATCATCCTTTCTGCTATAATGATATTTATtctgtttgtgtcttttcttGGGAACTTGGTTGTTTGCCTGATGGTTTACCAAAAAGCTGCCATGCGCTCTGCAATTAACATCCTCCTTGCCAGCCTGGCATTTGCAGACATGTTGCTTGCAGTGCTGAACATGCCCTTCGCCTTGGTAACTATTCTTACTACAAGATGGATTTTTGGGAAGCTCTTCTGTAGGATATCTGCTATGTTTTTCTGGTTGTTTGTGATAGAGGGAGTAGCCATCCTGCTCATCATTAGCATCGATAGGTTCCTTATTATAGTCCAGAGGCAGGATAAGCTAAATCCATATAGGGCTAAGATTCTAATTGCAGTTTCTTGGGCGGCTTCCTTCTGTATAGCCTTTCCTTTGGCTGTAGGAAACCCTGACCTGCAGATACCTTCCCGAGCCCCCCAGTGTGTGTTTGGGTATACAACCAACCCAGGTTACCAAGCTTATGTGATTTTGAtttctctagtttctttcttCATACCCTTCCTGGTGATACTGTATTCATTTATGGGCATACTCAACACCCTTCGGCACAATGCCTTGAGAATTCACAGCTACCCGGAGGGTATATGCCTCAGCCAGGCCAGCAAACTGGGTCTCATGAGTCTACAGAGACCCTTCCAGATGAGCATTGATATGGGCTTTAAAACACGTGCCTTCACCACCATTTTGATTCTCTTTGCTGTCTTCATCGTCTGCTGGGCCCCATTCACCACTTACAGCCTTGTGGCAACGTTCAGTAAACACTTTTACTATAAGCACAACTTTTTTGAGATTAGCACCTGGCTCCTCTGGCTCTGCTACCTCAAGTCTGCGTTGAACCCACTGATTTACTACTGGAGGATTAAAAAATTCCATGACGCCTGCCTGGACATGATGCCCAAGTCCTTCAAGTTTTTGCCACGTCTTCCTGGTCACACAAGGCGGCGGATACGTCCCAGTGCTGTCTATGTGTGTGGGGAACACCGGACAGTGGTGTGA